Proteins encoded within one genomic window of Humulus lupulus chromosome 1, drHumLupu1.1, whole genome shotgun sequence:
- the LOC133817803 gene encoding uncharacterized protein LOC133817803, translated as MIFPKRVLAKISAICRAFLWKGQVFSMNSGNIAWDQICKPKKAGGLGFKDCYIWNIATIDKYIWAVAEKKDNLWVKWVHDVYIRDKDWWDYVAPVQSSWYWRKIVQVKDQFKNLRSLQQLSTTGYQIRKGYQLLSPIIETVHWCKEVWGRLNIPKHSFILWLAVQNRLKTKERLQRFNILNDSTCLLCNSQPESATHLFFGCSISLICLRQVQLWLGWNANASSLVAVLRWIERAKLSKFRKLLYSAAVAAVTYQIWKGRNEVLWSQKQFHIDVVVQLVKDNIVS; from the exons ATGATTTTCCCTAAGAGAGTCTTGGCTAAAATTTCAGCCATCTGCAGAGCTTTTCTCTGGAAAGGTCAAGTTTTTTCTATGAATTCTGGTAATATTGCCTGGGACCAGATTTGCAAACCAAAAAAAGCAGGAGGCCTTGGTTTCAAGGATTGTTATATTTGGAATATTGCTACCATTGACAAGTATATTTGGGCTGTTGCAGAAAAGAAAGACAATTTATGGGTTAAGTGGGTGCATGATGTTTATATCAGAGATAAGGATTGGTGGGATTATGTTGCCCCTGTTCAGAGCAGTTGGTATTGGAGAAAAATCGTTCAAGTCAAGGACCAGTTTAAAAATTTGAGATCTCTTCAGCAGTTAAGCACTACTGGTTATCAAATTCGAAAGGGTTATCAATTACTTAGCCCTATAATTGAGACTGTCCATTGGTGCAAGGAAGTGTGGGGGAGATTAAATATCCCCAAGCATAGCTTCATCCTTTGGCTTGCTGTTCAGAATCGGTTAAAGACTAAAGAGAGGCTTCAGAGATTTAATATTCTTAATGACTCTACATGCTTGCTCTGTAATAGTCAACCTGAAAGTGCTACTCATTTATTTTTTGGTTGTAGCATCAGTTTGATTTGCCTTCGGCAGGTTCAACTTTGGCTGGGCTGGAATGCAAATGCATCTTCTTTGGTGGCTGTTTTGCGTTGGATTGAGAGAGCTAAGCTTAGTAAGTTCAGGAAGCTCTTGTACTCTGCTGCAGTTGCAGCCGTGACTTACCAGATTTGGAAAGGGCGTAATGAGGTTTTGTGGTCTCAAAAACAATTTCATATTGATGTAGTTGTTCAGTTGGTTAAAGATAAT ATAGTCTCTTAG